One genomic window of Aethina tumida isolate Nest 87 chromosome 3, icAetTumi1.1, whole genome shotgun sequence includes the following:
- the LOC109609689 gene encoding regucalcin: MLKILIKFSLLLTVLCADVIIKPATSPLQHSEGPYWDAKRQLLFFVDYYEATILQLNPKSNLVTKVQIPNHNSSTIVIPVKDSNHEFIVTADNFIYKVKWNGQKNDTAIIKQLFGIQKNESHIQYTDGKADSDGRLWIATYKRTVDNLWEKYKGIFYRMQGKLLKEREIIKTGLTLGNGLTWSKDRRRFYYIDSYNYNIQVYDFDLENGEISNPKVLFNLKDYPSLVNTSMNDGLDGMTIDLNDNLWAAVYGGGKIIHVNGTTGNLIRVVHLPVSHPTSVTFGGQNFDILYVTSSRFNFNATQLEMEPLAGSVLELINLGVKGLPANEVDLKENPNYK; this comes from the exons atgttgaaaattttaataaaattcagtttattattaacgGTATT ATGTGcagatgtaattattaaacctgcAACTTCGCCGTTACAACATTCCGAAGGTCCATATTGGGATGCTAAACGTCAATTACTATTTTTCGTAGATTATTATGAGGCAACCATTTTGCAATTGAATCCTAAATCGAATTTGGTGACCAAAGTTCAAATAC CAAATCACAATTCATCTACTATTGTCATACCTGTTAAAGATAGTAACCATGAATTTATAGTAACTGCagataactttatttataaagtaaaatggaATGGTCAGAAAAATGATACAGCAATTATTAAACAACTTTTTGGtattcaaaaaaatgaatCACACATACAATACACTGATGGAAAAGCAGATTCTGATGGTAGACTATGGATag CAACATACAAAAGAACCGTCGATAACTTATGGGAAAAATATAAAggcatattttatagaatgcaaggaaaattattaaaggaaagagaaattataaaaactggtTTAACTTTAGGTAACGGACTTACTTGGTCCAAAGATCGGAGgaggttttattatattgacagttataattataatattcaagtTTACGATTTTGACTTAGAAAATGGAGAAATTA GCAATCCAAAAGTCCTGTTTAATTTGAAGGACTATCCATCACTGGTGAACACAAGTATGAATGATGGTTTGGATGGAATGACTAttgatttaaatgataatttatgggCAGCAGTTTATGGTGGAGGAAAG ataattcatGTAAATGGGACAACGGGTAATCTGATACGAGTAGTACATTTACCAGTTAGTCACCCAACTTCTGTAACTTTCGGGGGACAAAATTTCGATATATTGTATGTGACATCATCTAGATTCAACTTTAATGCCACACAGCTTGAAATGGAACCACTGGCCGGATCAGTATTGGAGTTAATCAACTTAGGAGTAAAGGGATTACCGGCGAACGAAGTGGATCTTAAGGAAaatccaaattataaataa
- the LOC109593851 gene encoding putative helicase mov-10-B.1: MGDRRCNLCNTGDNDFNHTDSPLHRFNFLLFAWRDYKKPLLRNQKGITIVVNHCESANGQCKFFEAKGEHFVQVTPNQYYDHGSCIIFNCNVNNTSKNSILITSVRLIHTTELFTWYEDDNVIRNGGYIQLEPNSTYPIYVKFKNKEAVIGSIKNTLIINFQLLEDPEERFTIARTFCVHITEYGEETLNESSPFVDSDWDKVQKVTLVPPKKKMKYTEKYPIPPEYALCLKFGLKHHQSMSDHNILSLLQQMIYPGRVTATNYKMFFHIMLWLEEMSQKLMLRRYNMSNVTVELHYNYVELEVPGLAEKRPSLIQGDMIDLRIHEDHTCYRGIITRINDKTIEITDLNDQFINYLEKHPNIELDVRFVMGRLPLERMHEGVDRTVLGGLSKNLFPNFSNIAVIENKQLADIEFVNKSILTNREQRTAVSNILFNTARNIPYIVWGPPGTGKTVTLVEAVLQIKRHTNHRILVCAPANAACDMIATKLLAHCTRNELIRVHSESVEMSSINEYLLEYSNINAGQFIKTSPQELNTYRIVVTTLVLVGRYAASYKPDVVFVDEAAQAPEPEVDIAIGFLRQDRMQLILAGDPKQLGPMCCSKVCESHQYEMSLLERLMEFEGYRKSNPNYITMLRQNYRCHPLILCIPNTEFYNNQLAAISNNALSDPVGQHFVFEREYDTNITNGLTSGGKPIEFYSVISKEKREGRSPSYFNLAEIQMVIKYVSKLLGDTRYNVEQVDIGVITPYVRQVYKIRDRLRKNGFDNVEVGTTETFQGREKRIIIISTVRAQHSLLRVDRKYNLGFVRHEKRFNVAMTRAMTKLVVIGCPHVLVYDDRWRKYIELCEAHGAYFGAPFVRRTNEVINQISANLNTVTNFSQYQQNYHDL, encoded by the exons ATG gGCGACAGAAGATGTAACCTGTGTAATACTGGTGACAATGATTTTAATCATACAGACTCTCCTTTACAtcgatttaatttcttattgtttGCTTGGAGAGATTATaa GAAACCTTTGTTACGAAATCAAAAGGGAATTACCATTGTTGTTAACCACTGTGAGTCAGCAAATGGACAGTGTAAATTTTTTGAGGCAAAGGGTGAACATTTTGTACAG GTTACACCAAATCAGTATTATGATCATGGtagttgtattatttttaattgtaatgttaACAATACAAGCAAAAATAGCATTTTAATAACCAGCGTTCGACTGATACATACTACCGAGTTATTTACTTGGTATGAGGATGATAATGTTATTAGAAATGGTGGATATATACAGTTGGAGCCCA attcaaCTTATccaatatatgttaaatttaaaaataaagaggcTGTTATTGGTAGCATAAAGAAtacattgattattaattttcaactcCTGGAAGACCCAGAAGAACGGTTTACTATAGCACGAACATTT TGTGTACATATAACTGAATATGGAGAAGAAACATTAAATGAGAGCAGCCCATTTGTGGATAGTGATTGGGATAAAGTGCAAAAAGTTACTCTTGTCCCACccaagaaaaaaat gaaatatacagaaaaatatcCGATTCCCCCAGAATATGCTCTTTGCTTGAAGTTTGGATTAAAACACCACCAATCTATGAGTGATCACAACATTCTTTCCCTTTTGCA GCAAATGATTTATCCAGGTAGAGTAACTGCTACTAATTACAAGATGTTTTTCCATATTATGCTATGGTTGGAAGAAATGTCTCAAAAGTTGATGCTTAGGCGCTATAATATGTCCAAT gtGACAGTGGAACTCCATTACAACTATGTCGAATTAGAAGTGCCTGGATTGGCTGAAAAGAGACCATCGTTGATTCAAGGCGATATGATTGATTTACGTATCCACGAGGACCATACTTGTTACCGTGGAATAATTACCCGGATTAACGACAAAACTATAGAAATAACGGATCTTAATGATCA gttcattaattatttagagaaACATCCGAACATAGAATTGGATGTGCGCTTTGTGATGGGACGGTTACCGTTGGAGAGGATGCATGAGGGTGTCGATCGCACAGTTCTCGGGGGTctatcaaaaaatttgttccctaatttttcaaacattGCGGTCATTGAGAACAAACAATTGGCTGATATTGA GTTCGTGAACAAATCTATCCTTACTAACAGAGAACAGCGCACCGCTGTTTCGAATATTCTGTTCAACACAGCGCGAAACATTCCATATATTGTTTGGGGCCCACCCGGTACAGGCAAGACTGTTACCCTTGTTGAAGCCGTCTTACAAATAAAACGGCATACAAATCATCGAATTTTGGTATGTGCTCCAGCCAATGCCGCTTGCGATATGATTGCCACCAAACTGTTGGCACATTGTACCCGCAATGAACTCATTCGTGTACATTCTGAATCGGTAGAAATGTCTTCAATAAACGAGTACCTTCTCGAATACAGTAATATCAATGCCGGTCAATTCATCAAGACATCACCTCAAGAGCTCAACACGTATCGTATTGTCGTCACGACGCTAGTGCTTGTTGGTCGCTATGCCGCCAGCTACAAACCCGACGTGGTGTTCGTGGATGAAGCGGCGCAGGCCCCTGAACCTGAAGTCGACATTGCCATAGGATTTTTACGCCAGGACCGGATGCAGCTGATCCTGGCCGGTGATCCGAAGCAATTGGGTCCTATGTGCTGCTCTAAGGTCTGCGAAAGTCATCAATACG AAATGTCTCTACTGGAGCGATTGATGGAATTTGAAGGGTATAGAAAGTCAAATCCCAATTACATAACAATGTTACGTCAAAATTACAGATGCCATCCGTTAATTCTTTGTATACCAAACACTGAGTTTTACAACAATCAGTTGGCT GCCATATCAAATAACGCCTTATCTGATCCCGTTGGACAACATTTTGTGTTTGAAAGAGAATACGATACGAATATAACGAACGGGTTGACGTCCGGTGGCAAACCGATAGAGTTTTACAGTGTAATTTCAAAAGAGAAAAGAGAGGGTCGTTCCCCTAG ttatttcaatctgGCTGAAATCCAGATGGTTATAAAATACGTATCGAAATTACTTGGTGATACCCGTTATAATGTTGAGCAAGTAGATATTGGTGTTATAACACCGTATGTCAGACAGGTATATAAAATCAGGGACCGTCTAAGAAAGAACGGGTTTGACAACGTGGAAGTCGGTACTACTGAAACGTTCCAAGGCCGAGAAAAGCGCATCATTATTATCAGTACAGTTCGGGCGCAACATTCACTTCTTAGAGTTGatcgaaaatataatttgggaTTCGTTCGCCATGAAAAg CGTTTCAATGTTGCAATGACTAGGGCGATGACCAAGCTGGTTGTGATAGGATGTCCCCATGTGCTCGTGTACGACGACAGATGGCGTAAATATATTGAGTTGTGTGAGGCTCACGGTGCATATTTCGGAGCACCCTTCGTCCGACGTACCAATGAAGTCATTAATCAAATATCCGCCAACCTTAATACCGTTACAAACTTTTCACAATACCAACAAAATTATCacgatttataa